The Bosea beijingensis genome contains the following window.
CGGGCCGATCGCGGCGCGCACCCGCCGCAGCAATTCGCCTTCGCCGTCATCGTGGCCCTCGGTGACCATGGCGCCGTGCAGGTCGAGATAAACGCCGTCCAGCGGCAGCGCCGCAGCGAGGCGCTCGACCAGCTCGCCGGCGATGGCTTCGAAGGCCTCTGTCGTGACATGGGCGGAGGGGCTTGCCGCGCACCAGAGCGTCGGCACGATCTCCCAATCCCGGCCGCGGGCGCTGTCGACGAAGCCGGCCGCGCCGACATTGACGTTCTGCACGGCCGCAGAGATCGCCTCCTCGCGCGCCAGCGGCGGCCAGCCGCCGCCCTGCAGGAAGGCCTCCATTCCGGCCATGCTGGGCGCGAAGGTGTTGGTCTCGTGCAGAAATCCGCCAAATGCGATGCGACGCGGCATGGGGCCTCCCCTCGGCTGGCGCCGAGGTAATCACAGGCGGCCGTGCTCTCCAACACGCAAAAGCGCCGGCCCGGGCATGGCCAAATGGTGGGGCTGCGCTCGGCCGGCCGGTGCTCAGAGGAGGGCCGCCAAGACCCCCGCAAGCCGCAAGCGAAGTGGGGCGCAAAACTAACCCAACATGCGGATACGTGCCTGCGACGTCGAATGGGGTTGAACCGATCCGGAGGTTTACGCCTTAATCGCCCTTCCCACAGCAAGGAGGCAACCAATGAGATTGGCGCTCGCCATCATCACCTTGGCTCTCACCGGCTGCAACGGCACGCCGGAATCCAACCACCCCGTGCGGGACTACACGGTCGGCACGGCCGAATGCTCGAAATTCGGCTGGGGCACGGCCCAGATGGCCGAATGCCTCGACCGCGCCGCCGAGCGACAGTCGGCGACGGTTTCGCAGGGTCGCTCCGGCGAAGCCGGTTAAGCTTGCAACGAAGGCTGCGCTGGGGGCATCCCCCTTCGCAGGCAGGGTTGCGCGCCGCCGGCAGGCGCGGCAAAGATGGGCCCATGATCAGGATCTCGATTGTCGCCAGCGTGGTTGCCGTTTTGGCCGCCGGCTGCGTTTCATCCCGCCCCCAGCCGGTCGCGCAGCCCGCGGCGGTTCCCGCCAAGCATATCGTTCGCGAGGGCGCGCAGCTCGTGCTGCCCGACGGCACGCGGGTCACGCCGGACTATACCGGCGGCTTTACGCTGCCGAACGGGGACTATGTGAAGCGCGAGCGCGGGGCGCTGGTGCTGCCCACGGGCGCGCGTTGCCAGCCCAGCCCGAACGGCTACGCCTGCCCCTGACGGACCGGCGCGGGGGGGCCCTGTCCGGGCGTCAGTTCGCGCTTGAGGCCTGGCGGGATTTTTTCGCCGTTCCGGCGGCGGAATCGTCGGATTCGTCGAGGACGTGGTTGTGGCTGCGGAAGGCCCAGATTTCCTTGGCGGCTTCCCAGTGCTCGCGGTCGCGGCCCTCGGGCTGGCCGTCCTTGATCCAGAGCCCGTAGGCAATCTTCCGGATTTCGTGCTGGGTCTTGTCGTCCTGCTTCATGTCTCGCCTCCATGATCGCTCCCCGAAGCGCATCGGGGAATCCTGGTTTCGGAGAGGGTGACGGCCTTGCCGTGTAGAGGAACAACCACGGATCGACCGGGGTGTTCCCGCGCGCGATGAAAGATCCGCCCGGAGCGGGCGGGATAGTCAGGCCTTTGCTGTGGCCATCTCCGCTTCGCCGGTCGTTTCGGTTTTCGGCTGGAGAGGACGGCGGGCATAGCGCTGGGCCAGAACCGCGCAGGCGAAGAGCTGAGCCTGGTGGAACAGCATCAGCGGCAGCACGATCAGGCCGAGCGCCTGGCCGGGGAACAGGATATTCGCCATCGGGATGCCGCTCGCCATGCTCTTCTTCGAGCCGCAGAAGACGATGGCGATCTCGTCCTCCTTCGAGAAGCCGAGGCGCCGGCTGGCGAAGGTCGTGATCGCCAGCACAGCGGCGAGCAGAGCGACATCGAGTGCGATGACGAGGCCGAGATCGGCGAGCGTGACCTGCGACCAGATGCCGGCGACCATGCCCTCGCTGAAGGCGGCGTAGACGACGAGCAGGATCGAGCCGCGATCGACCAGCGAGATCGGCGCCTTGTGGCGTTGCAGGAACGGCCCGATCAAGCGGCGCAGCAATTGCCCGACGAGGAAGGGCAGCAGCAATTGCAGGGCGATGCTTTCGACGGCGCGCGTGCTGAAGCCGCCGCCTTTCGAATCGAGCAGCAGCACGACCAGCAGCGGCGTCAGCACCATCCCGAAGAGGTTGGAGACCGAGGCGCTGCACAGGGCCGCCGCGACATTGCCGCGCGCGATCGAGGTGAAGGCGATCGAGGATTGCACGGTCGAGGGCAGGATGCAGACGAAGATCAGCCCGGCGATCAGTTCCGATGGCAGGACGCCGGCGAAGACACGAGCAAGCACAAGGCCGAGGATCGGAAACAACACATAGGTGCTGGCGAAGACCAGCGATTGCAGGCGCCAATGCAGCAGACCTTCCCAGACCGCAGCCGGCGACAGCCTCGCGCCATAGAGGAAGAACAGCAGCGCGACGGCGATCGAGACGGCGTCATTGGCGATCACCGCGCCTTCGCCATGCGCCGGGAACACGGCCGCGATCGCGACGGTCGCCATCAAAGCGATCAGGTAGGGATCGATGCCGAAGCGGGCGAGGGTGCGGCGGATCATCTGCGGTCCTTGTGGCGGAGTGCCGCGTTGTAATCCCAGCCACGTTCATTTTGATCCCGACTGATGCGGATATCGGCTATGATGTATCATGATGAGCACCAATTCCGATCCGAAGCCCCTCGATCCGATCCTCATGCAAAGCTTCCTGAAGGTCTGCGAGACGCTGAGTTTCACCGAGGCTGCTCGCCAGCTCGGTCTGCGCCAATCCTCGGTGAGCCAGCATGTCGCGCGGCTGGAGAAGCGCCTGGGCCGGCGCCTGCTGGAGCGCGACACCCATGGCGTGCGGCCGACGCCGGATGCGGACGCGATCCTGCCCTTCGCCCGGCAGGCGCTCGAAGCGGGGCAAAGAATCGAGCGCTATCTTGCGGGATCGACCCTGCGCGGGCGGCTCAGGCTCGGGGTCTCCGAGGATTTCGCCTATACGGCGCTGCCGGAGATCCTGGCTGCCTTCGCCATGCAGCATCATGCGATCGATCTGGAATTGACGGTCGGCCTCAGCGGCCTGCTCTACGAGCAATATGACGCGGGCGACCTCGACCTGATCTTCGCCAAGCGGCGCAAGGGCGATGCGCGCGGCGAGGTCGCCTGGCAGGAGCGCCTCGTCTGGGCCGGGCGACCCGGCGCGCGGCTGGCCGAGCAGCCGGTCGTGCCGCTCGTGCTCTATCCGCCGCCGAGCATCACGCGCGTCCATGCAATCGAGACGCTGGAGCGGGCGGGCCGGGCCTGGCGCGTCGCCTGCACCAGCGGCAGCCTTGCGGGCCTGCGCGCGGCGACGGTGGCGGGGCTCGGCATCACCGCGCATTCGGCCCGCCTGATCCCGCAGGGCCTCGCCGAGGTCGAGCCGCGCGAGGCGCTGCCGCCGCTGGGCACGATCGAGTTCGTCGTCATCGGTGGGCAGTCGCATCAGGCCGCGGCGCGGGCACTGGCCGACAGCATTCTTTCGAGCGCCGGGCGCCTCATGCCGGAGGCACCGCGCCGCAGCGGGCGCGGCTAGTCGCGCGCCAACGCCGCGACCGGATCGAGCTTCGCGGCGTTGCGGGCCGGCAGGAAGCCGAAGGTCAGGCCGATCAGGGTGGAACAGGCGATCGCGACGGCGAAGGCCTCGCCGGAATAGATGAACCTCATCTGCGCGCCCGAGGCCTCGAAGCCGTAGCCGATGGCGAGCGCCAGCCCGATGCCGAGCGCGCCGCCGATGAAGCAGACCAGCGAGGCCTCGATCAGGAATTGCTGCATGATGTCGCTGCGGCGCGCGCCGACCGCCATGCGCAGGCCGATCTCGCCGGTGCGCTCGATCACCGAGACCAGCATGATGTTCATCACGCCGATGCCGCCGACCAGGAGCGAGATGACGGCGATCGAGGAGATCATCAGCGTCAGCGTCTGCGTGGTCGCGGTGATGGTGTTGCGGATCTCGTCCTGATTGAAGATGAAAAAGTCCTTGGCGCGGTGGCGATGGGTCAGGAGCTCCGTCACCGCCTCCTGCGCCGCCGCCATCGGTGTGTCGTCGTCGACGCGCAGCGTGATCGAGCGCAGCGAGAGGTCGCCGAGGAAGCGGCCCTGCACCGAGCTGTAGGGCAGGAAGACCTGCGGGTTCTGACTGCCGCCGAAGCCGCCCTGCTGCTGGCGCATCACGCCGACGATGCGGCAGGGCACGGCGCCGATCAGGATGACCGTGCCGATCGGGTTGGCGGTGCCGTTCGGGAAGAGCACGCCGAGCGCGTTCTCGTCGATGACGACGTCCTGTGCCAGCGTGCGGACATCCTCGGCGGTGAAGAAGGAGCCGCGCGTCAGCACGCTGCCGCGCACGTCGAAATAGCGCTCGCTGACCCCGTTGACCTGCGCCGTCGCCTCGACATTGCCGAGCCGGATCGTTGCGCTCGTGGTCACGGTCGGCGTCACGCTTGCGGCATAGGGCTGGCCGGCCAGCACCTGCGCGTCGAGCACGGTCAGCGTCTTGACCCGTCCGGAGCGTGTGTCGCCGAAGCTTGCCCCGGGGAAGATCTCCAGCGTGTTGGTGCCGAGGCCCGAGATGTTCTGGAGCACGTTCTGCTTGGCGCCTTCGCCGAGCGCGACGACGCTGACCACGGCGGCGATGCCGATGACGATGCCGAGCATGGTGAGCGTCGTGCGCAGCTTATGGGCGGCCATGGCGCGCACGGCCATGCCGAAGGCCTCCTTGAGCCGGCCGAAGCCGGCGCGCACGCGGCCCGCCGGGGCTGGCACGGGGGAGGGCGGCGGCACGGCTTCCGAGCGTGGCGCAGTGCCGCGGTCGTCGATGATCCGGCCGTCGCTGAGCTCGATGATGCGATGGGCGCGCGCCGCGACATTCATGTCGTGGGTGACGAGGATGACGGTATGGCCCTCGCGGTTCAGTTCCTCGATCAGGGCCAGCATCTCCTCGCCACTCTTGCGGTCGAGCGCACCGGTCGGCTCGTCGGCGAGGAGGACGCGGGCGCCGTTCATCAGGGCGCGCGCCACCGAGACGCGCTGCTGCTGGCCGCCTGAGAGTTCCGAGGGGCGGTGCGTCGCGCGCGAGGCCAGGCCCAGGCGCTCCAGCAGCTTCGCGGCGCGGCTCTGGCGTGGGCCGGGCGGCACGCCGGCATAGATCGCGGGCACCTCGACATTGGCGAGTGCCGTCAGCTCGGAGAGCAGGTGATAGCGCTGGAACACGAAGCCGAAATACTCGCGCCGGAGCCGGGCGAGTTCATCCGGGTCGAGGTCGCGGGTCGGACGACCGTCGATCTCGTAGCTGCCGCCGGTCGGCCGGTCGAGGCAGCCGATGATGTTCATCAGCGTCGACTTGCCGGAGCCGGACTGGCCGACGATCGCGACCATCTCGCCGGCCTCGATGACGAGGTCGGCACCGTCGAGCGCCGCGACCGCGGCCTCGCCCTCGCCGAAATCGCGCCGGACGCCAGCGAGGCGGATGAGCGGCTTGCCCATCGCGATCGCCTCAGAAACCAAAGGGCGAGCGCCGGGCGCGCGTCGGGCGCGTCGCATCCGGGCCGCCGCTGCTGCGCGTGGTGACGACGCGCTCGCCCGCCTTCAGGCCGGAGGTGATCTCGACCACGATCTTGTTGTCGAGCCCGGTCGTGACCTTGCGCTGTTCCGACTTGCCGTCGGGGCCGAGCACATCGACGAAGGCATTGGGCCCGCGGCGCCGCACCGCGGTCGAGGGAATGGTGACGACGCTCTCGGCCCGCCCGACGATGACGGTGACCTGTGCCGTCATCGAGGTCAGCAATCGGCCTTCCGGGTTCGGCACCTCGAACAGCGCGTTGTAGTAGACCGCGCTGGTGCTGGCGGCCGAGGACGAGCTGCTCGCGCTGGAGGA
Protein-coding sequences here:
- a CDS encoding DUF2934 domain-containing protein yields the protein MKQDDKTQHEIRKIAYGLWIKDGQPEGRDREHWEAAKEIWAFRSHNHVLDESDDSAAGTAKKSRQASSAN
- a CDS encoding bile acid:sodium symporter family protein, producing MIRRTLARFGIDPYLIALMATVAIAAVFPAHGEGAVIANDAVSIAVALLFFLYGARLSPAAVWEGLLHWRLQSLVFASTYVLFPILGLVLARVFAGVLPSELIAGLIFVCILPSTVQSSIAFTSIARGNVAAALCSASVSNLFGMVLTPLLVVLLLDSKGGGFSTRAVESIALQLLLPFLVGQLLRRLIGPFLQRHKAPISLVDRGSILLVVYAAFSEGMVAGIWSQVTLADLGLVIALDVALLAAVLAITTFASRRLGFSKEDEIAIVFCGSKKSMASGIPMANILFPGQALGLIVLPLMLFHQAQLFACAVLAQRYARRPLQPKTETTGEAEMATAKA
- a CDS encoding LysR family transcriptional regulator — protein: MMSTNSDPKPLDPILMQSFLKVCETLSFTEAARQLGLRQSSVSQHVARLEKRLGRRLLERDTHGVRPTPDADAILPFARQALEAGQRIERYLAGSTLRGRLRLGVSEDFAYTALPEILAAFAMQHHAIDLELTVGLSGLLYEQYDAGDLDLIFAKRRKGDARGEVAWQERLVWAGRPGARLAEQPVVPLVLYPPPSITRVHAIETLERAGRAWRVACTSGSLAGLRAATVAGLGITAHSARLIPQGLAEVEPREALPPLGTIEFVVIGGQSHQAAARALADSILSSAGRLMPEAPRRSGRG
- a CDS encoding MacB family efflux pump subunit; translated protein: MGKPLIRLAGVRRDFGEGEAAVAALDGADLVIEAGEMVAIVGQSGSGKSTLMNIIGCLDRPTGGSYEIDGRPTRDLDPDELARLRREYFGFVFQRYHLLSELTALANVEVPAIYAGVPPGPRQSRAAKLLERLGLASRATHRPSELSGGQQQRVSVARALMNGARVLLADEPTGALDRKSGEEMLALIEELNREGHTVILVTHDMNVAARAHRIIELSDGRIIDDRGTAPRSEAVPPPSPVPAPAGRVRAGFGRLKEAFGMAVRAMAAHKLRTTLTMLGIVIGIAAVVSVVALGEGAKQNVLQNISGLGTNTLEIFPGASFGDTRSGRVKTLTVLDAQVLAGQPYAASVTPTVTTSATIRLGNVEATAQVNGVSERYFDVRGSVLTRGSFFTAEDVRTLAQDVVIDENALGVLFPNGTANPIGTVILIGAVPCRIVGVMRQQQGGFGGSQNPQVFLPYSSVQGRFLGDLSLRSITLRVDDDTPMAAAQEAVTELLTHRHRAKDFFIFNQDEIRNTITATTQTLTLMISSIAVISLLVGGIGVMNIMLVSVIERTGEIGLRMAVGARRSDIMQQFLIEASLVCFIGGALGIGLALAIGYGFEASGAQMRFIYSGEAFAVAIACSTLIGLTFGFLPARNAAKLDPVAALARD